The proteins below come from a single Streptomyces sp. SCSIO 75703 genomic window:
- a CDS encoding SWIM zinc finger family protein has protein sequence MTRSVQAVAYRRPSVLDSSAGGQRLGLETSQGATPSGTVDHPRFFAGFLTSPQKASAALLAVADVAAARYYQPQLRASLDPVVTGNGDRLRFESFSGCGGVYARLDVLEAGLDGGEVGHGTTNVDVNDPLREALSRIGADDPLHLRVGPEELAVTTLDGPVVEKKVPLPDRWLRGFAEAQVIAAGFDLRAELDAAEAVRFLRSLPGGGKSTAAAPRWVVPSGRTLRPTTRAVPGAVCLPGPERLVALRRALRHATSLRVYGPRTTPGSAATASAWELVLPGMRLTLTVSPDASRGFSGEGGVLDALATDEAADDAELVSVLLAWEPRIDIADLATASGLRAERVRAALVRLGTSGRVGYDPAEAAYFHRELPYDAGRVERHNPRLRSAQALVAAGAVTLDGAVGTVTAEDGHVHRVREAGGVLTCSCLWWATYRGGRGPCKHALAVRMARRGAAARKTAIGTGENA, from the coding sequence ATGACGCGATCTGTGCAGGCCGTGGCCTATCGACGACCCTCCGTGCTGGATTCCTCCGCGGGCGGACAGCGCCTGGGACTGGAGACCTCCCAGGGGGCGACCCCGTCCGGGACGGTGGACCATCCCCGGTTCTTCGCGGGTTTCCTGACATCGCCCCAGAAGGCGTCGGCGGCGCTGCTCGCGGTGGCCGACGTGGCCGCCGCCCGCTACTACCAGCCGCAGTTGCGCGCCTCACTGGACCCGGTGGTGACGGGCAACGGCGACCGGCTCCGCTTCGAGTCCTTCTCCGGCTGCGGCGGGGTGTACGCCCGCCTGGACGTGCTGGAGGCGGGCCTCGACGGCGGCGAGGTGGGACACGGCACGACCAACGTCGACGTCAACGACCCACTGCGCGAGGCCCTGTCGCGCATAGGCGCCGACGATCCCCTGCACCTGCGGGTCGGCCCGGAGGAGCTGGCCGTCACCACCCTGGACGGGCCCGTCGTGGAGAAGAAGGTGCCGTTGCCGGACCGGTGGCTGCGCGGTTTCGCCGAGGCCCAGGTGATCGCGGCCGGCTTCGATCTCCGGGCCGAGCTGGACGCCGCCGAGGCGGTCCGCTTCCTGCGCTCGCTGCCGGGCGGCGGCAAGAGCACCGCGGCGGCCCCGCGGTGGGTGGTGCCGTCCGGACGCACCCTGCGGCCGACCACCCGGGCCGTGCCCGGCGCGGTCTGCCTGCCCGGCCCCGAGCGGCTGGTCGCCCTGCGCCGCGCCCTGCGTCACGCGACGTCCCTGCGGGTCTACGGGCCCCGTACGACGCCGGGCTCGGCGGCCACCGCCTCCGCATGGGAGCTGGTCCTGCCGGGGATGCGACTGACGCTCACCGTGTCCCCGGACGCCTCGCGCGGTTTCTCCGGCGAGGGCGGGGTGCTCGACGCCCTCGCCACCGACGAGGCCGCCGACGACGCCGAGCTGGTCTCGGTGCTCCTCGCCTGGGAGCCCCGCATCGACATCGCCGACCTCGCCACCGCCTCGGGCCTGCGCGCCGAGCGGGTGCGCGCCGCGCTGGTCCGCCTGGGCACCTCGGGGCGGGTCGGTTACGACCCGGCGGAGGCGGCCTACTTCCACCGGGAGCTGCCGTACGACGCGGGGCGCGTGGAGCGGCACAACCCCCGGCTGCGCTCGGCCCAGGCCCTGGTGGCGGCGGGCGCGGTCACGCTGGACGGCGCGGTGGGGACGGTGACCGCCGAGGACGGCCACGTGCACCGGGTGCGCGAGGCCGGCGGGGTGCTGACGTGCAGTTGCCTGTGGTGGGCCACGTACCGGGGCGGGCGCGGCCCCTGCAAGCACGCGCTGGCGGTGCGGATGGCGCGGCGTGGTGCCGCGGCACGGAAGACGGCGATCGGGACCGGGGAGAACGCGTGA